The proteins below come from a single Streptomyces spongiicola genomic window:
- a CDS encoding M55 family metallopeptidase, with product MKILISADMEGATGVTWPADVLPGTPQWERCRSLFTSDVNAAVQGFFDGGADEVLVNEAHWTMRNLLLEHLDDRAEMLTGRHKSLSMVEGVQHGDVDGIAFVGYHTGAGAEGVLAHTYLANSITGVWLNGVRASEGLLNARVVAEYGVPVILVTGDDLTCDDALGYAPAARRVAVKDHVSRYAAVCRAPARTAADIRAAAKEATALAVRHEPVSGGPFTVELEFDAEHLAAAATLVPGTARAGERRTAYTSETMYEAVRTFKAVTTIVSAAVEEEYG from the coding sequence ATGAAGATCCTGATCAGTGCCGACATGGAAGGCGCCACCGGTGTCACCTGGCCGGCCGATGTGCTGCCCGGCACTCCCCAGTGGGAGCGCTGCCGGTCCCTCTTCACCTCGGACGTGAACGCGGCGGTGCAGGGCTTCTTCGACGGTGGTGCCGACGAGGTGCTTGTCAACGAGGCGCACTGGACTATGCGCAATCTCCTGCTGGAGCATCTGGACGACCGCGCGGAGATGCTGACGGGGCGGCACAAGTCGCTGTCCATGGTCGAGGGCGTGCAGCACGGGGACGTGGACGGCATCGCCTTCGTCGGCTACCACACGGGCGCGGGCGCCGAAGGCGTGCTCGCGCACACCTACCTGGCGAACTCGATCACAGGCGTCTGGCTGAACGGCGTCCGGGCGAGCGAGGGCCTGCTCAACGCCCGTGTCGTCGCCGAGTACGGGGTCCCGGTGATCCTCGTCACCGGTGACGATCTGACCTGCGACGACGCCCTGGGGTACGCGCCGGCGGCCCGCAGGGTCGCGGTCAAGGACCATGTCTCCCGGTATGCCGCGGTGTGCCGCGCGCCCGCGCGCACGGCCGCCGACATCCGCGCGGCCGCCAAGGAGGCCACGGCCCTCGCGGTCCGCCACGAGCCGGTCAGCGGCGGACCGTTCACCGTGGAGCTGGAGTTCGACGCGGAGCACCTGGCCGCGGCGGCCACCCTCGTACCGGGCACCGCCCGCGCCGGCGAGCGCCGCACCGCCTACACCAGCGAGACGATGTATGAGGCCGTTCGCACCTTCAAGGCCGTCACGACGATCGTCTCCGCCGCGGTGGAGGAGGAGTATGGCTGA
- a CDS encoding M20/M25/M40 family metallo-hydrolase: MTTAAAPVDDTALGEAVTFTSELIRIDTTNRGGGDCRERPAAEYAAERLAAAGLEPVMLERTRGRTNVVARIEGTDSSADALLVHGHLDVVPAEPGDWTVHPFSGEVRDGVVWGRGAVDMKNMDAMILAVVRAWHRTGVRPRRDIVVAYTADEEASAEDGAGFLADRHPDLFEGCTEGIGESGAFTFHAGPGTALYPVGAGERGTAWLKLTARGRAGHGSKVNGSNAVTRLAAAVSRIGEYEWPVRLTPTVRAALSELAALQGIAADLDAPDFDVDALMAELGPAAKLVEPVVRNSSNPTMLDAGYKVNVIPGHAGAFVDGRMVPGGEEEFRETLDRLTGPDVDWEFHHREVALEAPVDSPTFAKLRAAIERFDPEGHVVPFCMSGGTDAKQFSRLGITGYGFSPLKLPQGFDYAAMFHGVDERVPVEALHFGVRVLDHYLKSA; this comes from the coding sequence ATGACAACGGCCGCCGCACCCGTCGACGACACCGCCCTCGGCGAGGCGGTGACCTTCACCTCCGAACTCATCCGCATCGACACCACCAACCGCGGAGGCGGCGACTGCCGCGAGCGCCCCGCGGCCGAGTACGCGGCCGAACGCCTCGCCGCCGCCGGTCTCGAGCCCGTGATGCTGGAGCGCACCCGGGGCCGCACCAACGTCGTCGCCAGGATCGAGGGCACGGACTCCTCGGCCGACGCCCTGCTCGTCCACGGTCACCTCGACGTGGTCCCGGCCGAGCCGGGGGACTGGACCGTCCACCCGTTCTCCGGTGAGGTCCGCGACGGCGTCGTCTGGGGCCGCGGCGCGGTCGACATGAAGAACATGGACGCGATGATCCTGGCCGTCGTCCGGGCCTGGCACCGCACGGGCGTCCGGCCGCGCCGGGACATCGTCGTCGCCTACACGGCGGACGAGGAGGCCAGCGCGGAGGACGGAGCGGGCTTCCTCGCCGACCGGCACCCCGATCTCTTCGAGGGCTGCACCGAAGGCATCGGCGAATCCGGGGCCTTCACCTTCCACGCCGGCCCCGGAACGGCGCTGTACCCCGTCGGCGCCGGTGAACGCGGCACGGCATGGCTGAAGCTCACCGCCCGTGGAAGGGCCGGGCACGGCTCCAAGGTCAACGGCTCCAACGCCGTCACCAGGCTGGCCGCCGCGGTCAGCAGGATCGGTGAGTACGAGTGGCCGGTCCGGCTCACCCCCACGGTGCGCGCCGCCCTGTCGGAACTGGCGGCCCTCCAGGGCATCGCCGCGGACCTCGACGCGCCCGACTTCGACGTGGACGCCCTGATGGCCGAGCTCGGCCCCGCCGCCAAGCTCGTCGAACCGGTCGTCCGCAACAGCAGCAACCCGACGATGCTGGACGCCGGATACAAGGTCAATGTGATCCCCGGTCATGCCGGTGCCTTCGTCGACGGGCGGATGGTGCCCGGCGGCGAGGAGGAGTTCCGGGAGACCCTCGACCGCCTCACCGGACCCGACGTCGACTGGGAGTTCCACCACCGGGAGGTCGCCCTGGAGGCCCCCGTCGACTCCCCGACCTTCGCCAAGCTGCGCGCGGCGATCGAGCGGTTCGACCCCGAGGGCCACGTCGTCCCGTTCTGCATGTCGGGCGGCACCGACGCCAAGCAGTTCTCGCGCCTCGGCATCACCGGATACGGCTTCTCTCCGCTGAAGCTGCCGCAGGGATTCGACTACGCGGCGATGTTCCACGGCGTCGACGAACGCGTTCCCGTCGAAGCGCTGCACTTCGGCGTCCGCGTCCTCGACCACTACCTGAAGTCCGCATAG
- a CDS encoding S9 family peptidase: MVPTEAYGTWPSPIDAALAASHDGRPEFIGIVGDEVWWTAPRPTEGGRRELVRRRAGGAEESVLPAPWNVRSRVIEYGGRPWAAADRPRGGPLAVFVHHPDQRLYAFEPDGAGEPRPLTPVSGAGGGLRWADPVLHLARGEVWCVLEEFTGEAPTDVRRVVAAVPLDGSAADDRSAVRELTDDRNRFVTGPRLSPDGRHAAWIAWDHPRMPWDGTEVMVGEVSGTGPFTAVRSVAGGPEESVAQVEWAPDGSLLLVSDPGNWWELRRIRPHALEEGEPTVTGLCEGRNEEFGGPLWKIGLQWFQPLDSGLVAVVHGRGSTALGILDPETGELVDAAGPWTEWAPTLAAHGTRVVGVAASPRTGYEVVELDTRTGRTRVIGAAHVDAVDPAYFPEPQIRTFTGPDNREIHAHIYPPHNPDRVAPDDELPPFVVWAHGGPTGRAPLVLDLEIAYFTSRGIGVAEVNYGGSTGYGREYRNRLREQWGVVDVEDCAAVAEALASEGTADPDRLAIRGGSAGGWTAAASLTSTDVYACGTIIYPILDLMGWATDGTHDFESRYPESLVGPLAEVPGRYRDRSPIEHVDRISVPFLLLQGLDDPICPPVQSERFLAQTAGRGTAHAYIAFEGESHGFRRADTMIRALEAELSLYAQTFGIPRSDVPRLELRK; encoded by the coding sequence ATGGTACCCACGGAGGCCTACGGCACCTGGCCGTCGCCGATCGACGCCGCGTTGGCGGCCTCGCACGACGGCCGACCCGAATTCATCGGCATCGTCGGTGACGAGGTGTGGTGGACCGCGCCGCGCCCCACGGAGGGCGGGCGCAGAGAGCTGGTGCGCCGGAGAGCCGGCGGAGCCGAGGAGTCCGTCCTGCCCGCTCCGTGGAACGTGCGCAGCCGGGTCATCGAGTACGGAGGCCGGCCGTGGGCTGCCGCGGACCGCCCCCGGGGCGGTCCGCTCGCCGTCTTCGTCCACCATCCCGACCAGCGGCTGTACGCGTTCGAGCCGGACGGTGCCGGCGAGCCGCGACCGCTGACGCCGGTTTCCGGGGCCGGCGGAGGGCTGCGCTGGGCCGACCCGGTCCTCCACCTCGCCCGGGGGGAGGTCTGGTGCGTGCTGGAGGAGTTCACCGGCGAGGCTCCCACCGATGTGCGGCGTGTCGTCGCGGCGGTCCCGCTGGACGGCTCGGCGGCCGACGACCGCTCCGCCGTCCGGGAACTCACCGACGACCGGAACCGGTTCGTCACCGGCCCCCGGCTGTCGCCCGACGGGCGCCATGCCGCCTGGATCGCCTGGGACCATCCGCGGATGCCCTGGGACGGCACGGAAGTGATGGTGGGCGAGGTGTCCGGCACCGGACCGTTCACCGCGGTGCGTTCCGTCGCCGGAGGCCCCGAGGAGTCGGTCGCCCAGGTCGAATGGGCCCCGGACGGTTCACTGCTGCTCGTCTCCGACCCCGGCAACTGGTGGGAGCTGCGGCGTATCCGGCCGCACGCCCTCGAAGAGGGCGAGCCGACCGTCACCGGCCTGTGCGAGGGCCGGAACGAGGAGTTCGGCGGCCCGCTGTGGAAGATCGGGCTCCAGTGGTTCCAGCCCCTCGACAGCGGACTGGTCGCGGTCGTCCACGGCAGGGGGTCCACGGCCCTCGGCATACTCGACCCGGAGACGGGCGAACTGGTCGACGCGGCGGGCCCGTGGACGGAGTGGGCCCCGACGCTCGCGGCGCACGGCACCAGGGTCGTCGGCGTCGCGGCAAGTCCCCGCACCGGATACGAGGTCGTGGAACTCGACACCCGTACGGGCCGGACCCGTGTCATCGGCGCCGCACACGTCGACGCCGTGGATCCCGCCTACTTCCCGGAGCCCCAGATCCGCACCTTCACCGGGCCCGACAACCGGGAGATCCACGCACACATCTACCCGCCGCACAACCCGGACCGGGTCGCCCCAGACGACGAGCTGCCGCCCTTCGTCGTCTGGGCGCACGGCGGCCCGACCGGCCGCGCCCCACTCGTACTCGACCTGGAGATCGCCTACTTCACCTCACGCGGCATCGGCGTCGCCGAGGTGAACTACGGAGGCTCCACCGGCTACGGCCGTGAGTACCGCAACCGCCTGCGTGAGCAGTGGGGCGTCGTCGACGTCGAGGACTGCGCGGCGGTCGCCGAGGCCCTGGCCTCGGAGGGCACCGCCGACCCGGACCGGCTGGCCATCCGGGGTGGCAGCGCCGGCGGATGGACCGCCGCGGCCTCGCTCACCAGCACCGACGTGTACGCCTGCGGCACGATCATCTATCCCATCCTGGACCTGATGGGCTGGGCCACCGACGGGACCCACGACTTCGAGTCCCGTTATCCGGAGTCGCTGGTCGGTCCGCTCGCCGAGGTGCCCGGCCGCTACCGGGACCGGTCGCCCATCGAGCACGTCGACCGGATCTCCGTGCCGTTCCTGCTGCTCCAGGGACTGGACGACCCGATCTGCCCGCCCGTCCAGAGCGAGCGGTTCCTCGCCCAGACGGCGGGCCGGGGCACAGCGCACGCGTACATCGCCTTCGAAGGAGAGAGCCATGGATTCCGCCGCGCCGACACCATGATCCGAGCACTGGAGGCCGAACTCTCCCTGTACGCACAGACCTTCGGCATCCCGCGCAGCGACGTCCCCAGGCTCGAACTGAGGAAGTGA
- a CDS encoding S66 peptidase family protein, with protein MHQHSGTAAPTALTRPPRLAPGARVAVVATSGPVPAEALEPGLDVLRGWDLDPVVMPHVLDEHPALGHLAGTDEDRARDLERAWCDPAVSAVICARGGYGAQRMVDLVDWAAIRAAGPKAFVGYSDVTALHEAFAVRTGQSTLHGPMPATKAFLKDTAAQESLRATLFEPESVMTLGPGAGGGALVPGRASGITLGGCVSLLAADLGTPHARPSARGGLLLIEDVGEEAYRLDRVLTQLLRSGWLDGAAGLALGSWEDCGPYEEVRALLLDRLSGLGVPITEELGFGHGPGCLTVPLGLPAVLDADAGTLTLNVPALS; from the coding sequence ATGCACCAGCACTCCGGCACGGCGGCCCCGACCGCACTGACCCGCCCCCCGCGCCTCGCCCCCGGCGCCCGGGTCGCCGTCGTCGCGACGAGCGGTCCCGTCCCGGCCGAGGCACTCGAACCGGGGCTGGACGTGCTGCGCGGATGGGACCTGGACCCGGTCGTCATGCCTCATGTACTCGACGAGCACCCGGCCCTCGGGCATCTGGCGGGGACGGACGAGGACCGTGCCAGGGACCTGGAACGGGCGTGGTGCGACCCCGCCGTATCGGCGGTGATCTGCGCCCGCGGCGGCTACGGCGCACAGCGCATGGTCGACCTCGTGGACTGGGCCGCGATACGCGCGGCCGGACCGAAGGCGTTCGTCGGCTACAGCGATGTGACCGCGCTCCACGAGGCCTTCGCGGTCCGGACCGGGCAGTCCACCCTGCACGGTCCCATGCCGGCCACGAAGGCGTTCCTCAAGGACACCGCCGCCCAGGAGTCCCTGCGCGCCACGCTGTTCGAGCCCGAGTCGGTGATGACCCTCGGACCGGGTGCGGGCGGCGGCGCGCTGGTCCCGGGGCGGGCGAGCGGCATCACCCTCGGCGGCTGCGTCAGCCTGCTCGCGGCCGATCTCGGCACCCCGCACGCACGGCCCTCGGCACGAGGCGGGCTACTGCTGATCGAGGACGTGGGGGAGGAGGCATACCGCCTGGACCGGGTCCTCACCCAACTGCTGCGCTCCGGGTGGCTGGACGGTGCGGCGGGCCTCGCCCTCGGCTCCTGGGAGGACTGCGGCCCCTACGAGGAGGTCCGGGCGCTGCTACTGGACCGGCTCTCCGGACTCGGAGTACCGATCACCGAGGAGCTGGGCTTTGGGCACGGACCCGGCTGCCTCACCGTACCGCTCGGGCTTCCGGCGGTGCTGGACGCCGACGCGGGGACGCTGACGCTGAACGTCCCGGCCCTGAGCTGA
- a CDS encoding adenosine deaminase: MHLSDNSAAESAAAPGPVADWIRRAPKAVLHDHLDGGLRPSTIIELARDCGYGELPTEDPEALALWFRDAADSGSLERYLETFVHTCAVMQTREALFRVAAECAEDLAADGVVYAEVRYAPEQHQERGLGLDEVVDAVNEGFREGERRAGGRITVRALLTGMRHTRRSLEIAELTVAHRDRGVAGFDIAGGEIGNPPADHLPAFQYLKRHNCHFTIHAGEAVGAESVHEAVQVCGAERIGHGVRITDDIQVQDDGTAVLGHLAAYVRDNRIALEVCPTSNLQTGAAKHYATHPIDLLHRLGFRVTLNTDNRLVSGTTMSREFQHMADAFGYGPEVFERFTVAAVESAFLPLPERRRIIGEVIRPGYAALG; encoded by the coding sequence ATGCACTTGTCTGACAACTCCGCCGCCGAGTCGGCAGCCGCCCCCGGCCCCGTTGCCGACTGGATCCGCCGGGCGCCGAAGGCCGTCCTCCATGACCATCTGGACGGCGGTCTGCGCCCCTCGACGATCATCGAACTGGCCCGTGACTGCGGCTACGGGGAACTGCCCACCGAGGACCCCGAGGCTCTCGCCCTGTGGTTCCGTGACGCGGCGGACTCCGGTTCGCTGGAACGCTATCTGGAGACCTTCGTCCACACCTGCGCGGTGATGCAGACCCGCGAAGCGCTCTTCCGGGTCGCGGCGGAGTGCGCCGAGGACCTGGCGGCGGACGGCGTCGTGTACGCCGAGGTGCGCTACGCGCCCGAGCAGCACCAGGAGCGCGGGCTGGGCCTCGACGAGGTCGTGGACGCCGTCAACGAGGGTTTCCGCGAGGGCGAGCGCCGGGCGGGAGGCCGAATCACGGTCAGGGCCCTGCTCACCGGTATGCGGCACACCCGGCGCTCGCTGGAGATCGCCGAGCTGACCGTCGCGCACCGGGACCGCGGTGTCGCCGGCTTCGACATAGCGGGCGGTGAGATCGGCAACCCGCCGGCCGACCACCTGCCCGCCTTCCAGTACCTGAAGCGGCACAACTGCCACTTCACCATCCACGCCGGCGAGGCCGTCGGCGCGGAGTCCGTCCACGAAGCGGTCCAGGTATGCGGCGCGGAGCGCATCGGCCACGGTGTGCGGATCACCGACGACATCCAGGTCCAGGACGACGGCACGGCCGTCCTCGGCCATCTCGCCGCATACGTCCGCGACAACCGCATCGCGCTGGAGGTCTGCCCGACGTCCAACCTGCAGACCGGGGCGGCGAAGCACTACGCCACACATCCGATCGACCTGCTGCACCGCCTGGGCTTCCGGGTGACGCTCAACACCGACAACCGCCTGGTCTCCGGTACGACCATGAGCCGCGAGTTCCAGCACATGGCCGACGCCTTCGGCTACGGGCCCGAGGTCTTCGAGCGGTTCACGGTCGCGGCCGTCGAGTCCGCGTTCCTGCCGCTCCCGGAACGCCGCCGCATCATCGGCGAGGTGATCCGGCCGGGCTATGCGGCACTCGGCTGA
- a CDS encoding GntR family transcriptional regulator yields the protein MVVSGQQRRPVVVLYERIADAIHDGTYPPGCTLPSEPRLAADLGVSRPALREALLLLQEDGLLTVRRGVGRTVNDSPPRRGFEHVRPLEEQLSAGTPPLRVRALLRAVEEPTDFTTQQLLAPARAELRFWESLLSGEGAAAALSQEWAASDDVLERAHPPFAQALRETGDDTGTSMLAVLTGASRGVPLTAHSGITATLLGRRRGAQLNRPADTPAVLVTQVVRSGGVPVLAAKHMLPTGAPALPVIQST from the coding sequence GTGGTAGTCAGCGGACAGCAACGGAGACCGGTCGTCGTCCTGTACGAGCGGATCGCGGACGCCATCCACGACGGCACCTATCCGCCGGGATGCACCCTGCCGTCCGAACCGCGGCTGGCGGCCGACCTGGGCGTCAGCCGGCCCGCGCTTCGCGAGGCGCTGCTGCTGCTGCAGGAGGACGGGCTGCTGACGGTGCGGCGGGGGGTCGGCAGGACCGTCAACGACAGTCCTCCTCGCCGCGGCTTCGAGCACGTCCGACCACTGGAGGAACAGCTCTCGGCCGGTACGCCGCCCCTGCGGGTGCGGGCGCTGCTTCGGGCGGTCGAGGAGCCGACGGACTTCACCACCCAGCAGTTGCTCGCCCCCGCCCGGGCCGAGCTGCGGTTCTGGGAGTCGCTGCTGTCGGGCGAGGGCGCCGCGGCGGCGCTCAGCCAGGAGTGGGCGGCGTCCGACGACGTCCTGGAACGGGCACATCCGCCGTTCGCGCAGGCTTTGCGGGAGACGGGGGACGACACCGGGACGTCGATGCTCGCCGTGCTGACCGGGGCCTCCCGCGGAGTGCCGCTGACGGCGCACTCGGGCATCACCGCGACGCTGCTGGGGCGCCGTCGCGGAGCCCAGCTGAACCGCCCCGCCGACACTCCTGCGGTCCTGGTCACCCAGGTCGTGCGGTCCGGTGGCGTGCCGGTGCTGGCCGCCAAGCACATGCTTCCGACGGGCGCTCCGGCCCTGCCCGTCATCCAGTCGACCTGA
- a CDS encoding GNAT family N-acetyltransferase, protein MSEAPSPAPAPGDRPAAASVSGAGGGPGEGSGALLGPAAIAVGPRTFIRHYRLDDAARFTALARESTRLHRPWLFPPRTGAEYTAYARRLLEDPTRIGYLVCGRDDGRIAGFININNMVLGAFLSGALGYGAFAHAAGRGLMTEGLGLVVRHALGPLGLHRLEANIQPGNESSLALVRRLGFRLEGFSPDFLFIDGAWRDHERWAITAEMELRAP, encoded by the coding sequence ATGTCCGAAGCACCGAGTCCCGCTCCCGCCCCGGGCGACCGCCCAGCAGCCGCCTCCGTCAGCGGCGCGGGCGGCGGCCCGGGGGAGGGCTCCGGAGCCCTCCTCGGCCCCGCCGCGATCGCGGTGGGGCCGAGGACCTTCATCCGCCACTACCGACTCGACGACGCCGCCCGGTTCACGGCGCTCGCACGCGAAAGCACCCGGCTGCACCGGCCCTGGCTCTTCCCGCCCCGGACCGGCGCCGAGTACACCGCCTACGCCCGCAGACTCCTCGAGGACCCCACCAGGATCGGATATCTCGTCTGCGGCCGTGATGACGGGCGGATCGCCGGATTCATCAACATCAACAACATGGTCCTGGGGGCCTTCCTCAGCGGAGCGCTCGGCTACGGGGCGTTCGCCCACGCCGCCGGTCGCGGACTGATGACGGAGGGGCTCGGACTCGTCGTCCGCCATGCCCTCGGGCCGCTGGGACTGCACCGGCTCGAAGCCAACATCCAGCCCGGCAACGAGTCCTCCCTCGCCCTCGTGCGACGGCTCGGCTTCCGGCTGGAGGGCTTCTCACCGGACTTCCTCTTCATCGACGGTGCGTGGCGCGACCACGAGCGCTGGGCCATCACCGCGGAGATGGAACTCCGCGCACCGTAG
- a CDS encoding DUF4232 domain-containing protein: protein MSWPIRTRTGSSRAARGRHVSVTAAAGVPEPGARTTRPLPSRAAARARARVLGALAVAALAAPLVPAAPAVAAPPPPCLTSDLALSWAPGGTAVSGGAEPGSIRTAVVDLRNGGSGTCLLDGFPKVTLARGASTENLLDQQSAPHSAVVLEPGAGARFTLTFRQGQPGQGGAIEPVTAIVTPPNNTASTNMRWRWGPVAEQVPGDPPRNFVGPVVSV, encoded by the coding sequence ATGTCATGGCCGATACGCACCCGCACGGGCAGCAGCCGCGCGGCACGGGGCCGTCACGTCTCTGTTACCGCCGCAGCGGGTGTCCCGGAGCCGGGTGCCCGCACGACCCGTCCCCTCCCCTCCCGTGCCGCCGCCCGCGCCCGCGCGCGGGTCCTCGGCGCCCTGGCCGTGGCCGCTCTCGCCGCGCCATTGGTTCCCGCCGCACCCGCGGTGGCGGCGCCACCACCACCGTGTCTGACCTCGGACCTGGCGCTCTCCTGGGCTCCCGGGGGTACGGCGGTGTCCGGTGGGGCGGAGCCGGGCAGCATCAGGACCGCGGTGGTCGACCTCCGGAACGGGGGGAGCGGCACATGTCTGCTGGACGGGTTCCCGAAGGTGACACTCGCCCGGGGTGCCTCCACGGAGAACCTCTTGGACCAGCAGTCGGCGCCGCACTCGGCCGTCGTCCTCGAGCCCGGGGCGGGCGCCCGCTTCACCCTCACGTTCCGGCAGGGGCAGCCGGGCCAGGGCGGGGCGATCGAACCGGTGACCGCGATCGTGACCCCGCCCAACAACACCGCCTCGACGAACATGCGCTGGCGCTGGGGACCCGTCGCCGAGCAGGTGCCGGGGGACCCGCCCCGCAACTTCGTGGGTCCTGTGGTGTCGGTCTGA
- a CDS encoding VOC family protein has product MEILGTTLRICVDDLEAASGFYERLTGTRALRFERGGVSVAAVGCFLLMSGPEAELEVLRKVSATIAVEDVDSAFATLTEVGAKVVAGPVPTPAGRNLIAVHPDGSVFEYVDRKATAADPSGTPAR; this is encoded by the coding sequence ATGGAGATCCTCGGAACCACGCTGCGTATCTGCGTCGACGACCTCGAGGCCGCGTCCGGCTTCTACGAACGCCTCACCGGCACGCGCGCGCTCCGCTTCGAACGCGGCGGCGTGTCCGTGGCGGCGGTGGGCTGCTTCCTGCTGATGAGCGGTCCCGAGGCCGAGTTGGAGGTACTCCGCAAGGTCTCCGCGACCATCGCGGTCGAGGACGTGGACTCGGCGTTCGCGACGCTCACCGAGGTCGGCGCCAAGGTGGTGGCCGGACCGGTGCCGACGCCGGCGGGCCGCAACCTCATCGCCGTCCACCCGGACGGTTCGGTGTTCGAGTATGTCGACCGGAAGGCCACCGCCGCCGACCCCTCCGGCACACCGGCCCGCTGA
- a CDS encoding class I SAM-dependent methyltransferase, translating into MTRKTAVYTHGHHESVLRSHRWRTAANSAAHLVPELRPGAEVLDVGCGPGTITADLAALVPGGTVTAVDAVADVLEEARETVAARGVRNVRFAVGDVHCLDFPDGSFDAVHAHQVLQHVGDPVGALREMRRVCRAGGVVAVRDSDYGAFAWFPEIPELDAWLDLYHRVARANGGQPDAGRRLYSWARAAGFTDITATASAWCFTTPEERAWWSGLWADRTTTSAYAALALEGGHARQEELDGIAAAWRAWGREDDGWFMVPHGELLCRVP; encoded by the coding sequence ATGACGAGGAAGACCGCCGTCTACACCCACGGCCACCACGAGTCGGTGCTGCGCTCGCACCGCTGGCGCACGGCCGCGAACTCCGCCGCCCACCTGGTGCCCGAACTCCGGCCAGGGGCGGAGGTGCTGGACGTCGGGTGCGGTCCGGGCACGATCACCGCCGATCTGGCGGCCCTGGTCCCCGGCGGCACGGTCACGGCCGTCGACGCCGTCGCGGACGTGCTGGAGGAGGCGAGGGAGACCGTGGCAGCCCGCGGAGTGCGCAACGTCCGCTTCGCGGTCGGCGACGTCCACTGCCTGGACTTCCCGGACGGCTCCTTCGACGCCGTCCACGCCCACCAGGTGCTCCAGCACGTCGGCGACCCCGTGGGCGCGCTGCGGGAGATGCGGCGGGTGTGCAGGGCGGGCGGTGTCGTCGCGGTCCGCGACAGCGACTACGGCGCCTTCGCCTGGTTCCCCGAGATCCCGGAGCTCGATGCGTGGCTGGATCTCTACCACCGGGTGGCCCGGGCGAACGGCGGCCAACCGGACGCCGGCCGCAGGCTGTACTCCTGGGCGCGCGCCGCCGGCTTCACCGACATCACCGCGACCGCCTCCGCCTGGTGCTTCACGACTCCGGAGGAACGCGCCTGGTGGAGCGGGCTGTGGGCGGACCGCACGACGACCTCGGCATACGCCGCCCTCGCCCTGGAGGGCGGGCACGCCCGCCAGGAGGAACTCGACGGCATCGCGGCGGCCTGGCGCGCCTGGGGGCGCGAGGACGACGGCTGGTTCATGGTCCCGCACGGCGAACTCCTCTGCCGGGTTCCCTGA